The Camelina sativa cultivar DH55 chromosome 14, Cs, whole genome shotgun sequence genome includes a window with the following:
- the LOC104738941 gene encoding LOW QUALITY PROTEIN: auxin-responsive protein IAA3 (The sequence of the model RefSeq protein was modified relative to this genomic sequence to represent the inferred CDS: deleted 4 bases in 2 codons; substituted 1 base at 1 genomic stop codon), with translation MGERESVSNXNVPKRMGHTFASRLLLLLPTSLAFFPLSLIQNTVSSLYQSIFLTSIKHSASTKPHLHLHHYQLLYLSLLSPKQYNQSFVFLSPALLKNQKRVNMDEFINLKETELRLGLPGTDNVREEKEIVSCCNNSNKRALPSGSENEIESSTRKTETSPPRKAQIVGWPPVRSYRKNNVQTRKNETDHEVQGSYVKVSMDGAPYLRKIDPSCYKGYSELLKALQVMFKFSVGEYFEREGYKGSDFVPTYEDKDGDWMLVGDVPWEMFVCTCKRLRIMKGSEAKGLGCGV, from the exons ATGGGAGAAAGAGAAAGTGTGTCCAATTAA AATGTCCCCAAGAGGATGGGACACACTTTTGCCTCAAGGTTGCTGTTACTGCTACCGACAAgcttagct ttttttcctttgtcctTAATTCAAAATAcagtttcttctctctatcaATCTATCTTTTTAACTTCTATAAAACACTCAGCTTCCACGAAGCCTCATCTTCATCTACATCATTATCaacttctctatctctctctcctctccccAAAGCAATATAAccaaagctttgtttttctttctcccgCACTCTTGAAGAATCAGAAGAGAGTTAATATGGATGAGTTTATTAACCTCAAGGAAACTGAGCTGAGACTTGGATTACCAGGAACAGACAATGTACgtgaagaaaaagagatagtTTCTTGCTGTAATAACAGCAACAAGAGAGCATTACCAAGTGGTTCCGAGAATGAAATTGAATCATCAACGAGGAAAACCGAAACATCTCCTCCTCGAAA GGCTCAGATTGTTGGATGGCCACCAGTTAGATCTTACAGGAAGAACAACGTTCAGACAAGGAAGAATGAAACTGATCATGAGGTTCAAGGAAGCTATGTGAAAGTAAGTATGGATGGTGCACCATACTTGAGGAAAATAGATCCGAGTTGTTACAAAGGATACTCAGAATTGCTCAAAGCTTTACAAGTGATGTTCAAATTCTCTGTGGGGGAGTATTTTGAGAGAGAAGGATATAAAGGTTCAGACTTTGTGCCCACTTATGAAGACAAAGATGGTGACTGGATGCTCGTTGGAGATGTTCCATGGGA GATGTTTGTGTGTACTTGCAAGAGACTAAGGATCATGAAAGGATCAGAAGCCAAAGGTTTAGGCTGCGGTGTATGA